One genomic segment of Sparus aurata chromosome 24, fSpaAur1.1, whole genome shotgun sequence includes these proteins:
- the LOC115576554 gene encoding uncharacterized protein LOC115576554, translating into MEQTVSCSHLETEGRGATLKKVDLLKILEKLKKDEFEKFKWFLEDRGIATADLEDADRMKTVNLMVKSFTLHGAVKVTKEVLKEIPRMDLLQNLSASSSESEVSVDVEGAGGAPENRGAASSQTEGAVRLKERLADAVKNRSSLLEHQSGRLHVYKVPLEEERLGVAGCRRFSFGKESFKRNRTIMLLGATGAGKSTLINGMINYILGVEWEDSYRFKLVDEDPSKSQAHSQTSEVTVYKINHQQGFRIDHSLTIIDTPGFGDTRGIERDKMITEQLRNLFTDQRGVSEVDAVCLVAQAALPRLTPTHDSALSIFGRDVAENIRVLVTFADGQLPPVLKAIKESGVPCTKSEDGLPLHFKFNNSALFADNKSSAAGSRSKYGGFDQMFWDMGANSMETFFVALNVIETKSLILTKEVLRERQQLENSVENLQVRVKIGLAKLEEIREVSEKLKAHEAEISRNENFEIEITVRNSRNQEVKERVTVKELQERFNQAKDAKKPVEAMIARLTAEYDRVQAEVMKLMESSAQCLNRLKEIALKPDPLSTPEYIDLLIEGEKSEGRPGWKQRVQHLMTIRDKQSSWLN; encoded by the exons aTGGAACAGACTGTCAGCTGttcacatctggagacagaaggACGT GGAGCCACACTGAAGAAAGTGGATCTCTTGAAAATTCtggaaaagttaaaaaaagatgaatttgaGAAGTTCAAATGGTTTCTGGAGGATCGTGGCATCGCAACTGCCGACCTGGAGGATGCAGACAGGATGAAAACAGTGAACCTGATGGTGAAAAGCTTTACACTTCATGGAGCTGTGAAGGTGACCAAGGAGGTTCTGAAGGAGATACCCAGGATGGACCTGCTGCAGAACCTGTCAGCCAGCAGCTCAGAATCAGAAG tgtcagtggatgttgaaggtgctggaggagctccagagaacagaggagCAGCGTCCTCTCAGACTGAAG GTGCTGTGCGCCTGAAAGAACGACTTGCTGATGCTGTTAAAAACAGAAGCAGTCTGCTGGAACATCAGTCAGGTCGTCTCCATGTTTATAAAGTTCCCCTGGAAGAAGAACGACTGGGTGTTGCAGGGTGCAGGCGTTTTAGTTTTGGGAAAGAGTCTTTCAAACGTAATCGCACCATCATGCTTCTCGGAGCAACTGGAGCTGGAAAATCAACTCTCATCAATGGGATGATCAATTACATTCTGGGTGTTGAATGGGAGGATTCATATCGGTTTAAATTAGTTGATGAGGATCCATCAAAATCACAAGCTCACAGCCAGACTTCTGAAGTCACTGTGTACAAGATCAACCACCAGCAGGGGTTTAGAATAGACCACTCACTGACCATCATTGACACTCCAGGATTTGGAGACACAAGAGGCATAGAGAGAGACAAGATGATCACAGAACAGCTGCGTAATCTGTTCACTGATCAGCGTGGTGTCAGTGAAGTTGATGCTGTGTGTCTCGTCGCTCAGGCTGCTTTACCTCGACTCACACCAACACATGACTCTGCGCTCTCAATCTTTGGCAGAGATGTGGCAGAAAACATCAGAGTTCTGGTGACGTTTGCAGATGGCCAGCTTCCACCAGTTCTAAAGGCGATCAAAGAATCAGGTGTCCCATGTACTAAATCAGAAGACGGGCTGCCACTTCACTTcaaattcaataattcagcGTTGTTTGCAGACAACAAATCAtctgcagcaggcagcaggaGTAAATATGGAGGCTTTGATCAGATGTTTTGGGACATGGGGGCCAATAGCATGGAGACGTTCTTTGTTGCTTTGAATGTGATAGAAACCAAAAGCTTGATACTGACAAAGGAGGTCCTCAGAGAAAGACAGCAGCTCGAGAATTCAGTTGAGAATTTGCAGGTGAGGGTTAAAATTGGGTTAGCCAAGCTTGAGGAGATAAGAGAGGTAAGTGAGAAACTGAAAGCTCACgaggcagagatcagcaggaatGAGAACTTTGAGATTGAAATCACTGTCAGAAATTCTCGGAATCAGGAAGTTAAAGAAAGAGTAACAGTCAAAGAGCTGCAAGAAAGGTTCAATCAAGCAAAAGACGCTAAGAAACCTGTTGAAGCGATGATTGCAAGACTGACGGCTGAATATGATCGTGTTCAGGCTGAGGTGATGAAACTGATGGAGAGCTCTGCTCAGTGTTTAAACAGACTCAAAGAGATCGCACTGAAGCCAGATCCTCTCTCCACTCCAGAGTACATTGACCTGCTTATAGAAGGAGAGAAATCTGAGGGAAGACCAGGCTGGAAGCAACGAGTTCAGCACCTGATGACTATCAGAGACAAGCAGAGTTCATGGCTAAattag